In the genome of uncultured Paludibaculum sp., the window AATCAGACACAACCCGATTTCGACGGGTACAATAAGGCGTTCCGCCATTTCCTGTCCGTATACAAATAGAAAGGCACAAAATGCCCCGGCAACCGCAATATAAATCGCAACGGTAATTGCAACCCGTTTTCTTTTCGATTCCTTTAGCTGTATGAGTGAAAAGAAGAACAGACTGATGTAAGCCGCCGTCTGTAAAAAACGTAGGATCACTAATACACCTAATATAAGCATAAGGCTCCCCCTTTCAGCGGCTGCAGCTGTAATCCATGTACAGTTTTCTTAGCTCCATGTATTTTCGGCTAAGAATCGGAATCCTAGCACCCGAAGAAAAGGCCACGCATTTGGATGAAAGCTCTACGATGTAGTCCATATTTATGATATAGGTACTGCCGCATTTGTAAAAACGCGGTTCTTCTTCGAGCAGTTCAAATAGCTCGGTTGAGGATTTGCGAACACTGATTACTTTGCCGATTGACAAATATAATTTCTGAACATGGTTATCTGTTTCAGAGTATACGAGCTTGTTCAAGTCCACACGAATGATACCATCCGTTGATTTGATTGTTATATTAACTTCGTCTTTTTTTGTGAGCTTGTCCATCACCTTGTCAAGCGCCGAAAAGAACTCCTTTTCGGAATAAGGCTTAACCAGATAATGTGCGGCATCCAATGAAAAAGCGTCTATCGCGTGGTCACGCGAGGTGGTCAGAAAGATAATCTGGCACTTGTCACCCATATCTCGCAGTTCCCGTGCTGCATCTGTACCGAGAATGCCATCCATATAAACATCAAGCAGCAATAAATCAAATCCACCATTTGCTGACACAAAAGAAAGCAGCTCTAGTGGAGCAGCGAAGGAATGAATTTTTATATCATATTGCGAGTGGTCAAAAGCATATTGCTTGAGCAAGCTCTTAGCTCGCTCAAGCTGCTGCAATTCGTCATCCCGCACCGCCCGGAGCGCTGCCCGTGGGCGTGGCGGAAGCCGTCGCAAAGCGGACCACAATCTGGCCGCCCGCGCCGCCGTCGCCTCCATCGCCGCCATCCCCGCCGGCTCCGCCAGGCAGGATAATGGGCTTGCCACCGCCCTCCGGGTGTTCGATCCCGCTCTCGCCCGGCTCGCCGTTTGCCCCATCTTCGCCGATCAACCCCCGCCGCCGTAATCGCCAGCGGAGCACCCTCAATACTGCGCGCCAGCACCGTCACTGAAGGTGTAGGGTTGCCGCCCACCCCGCGAAGGGTGGTGGCCGCGCCCGCCGCGACAATCAACTGATCGGCTGCAATCACGTAGTCGAAATCCGGCAGCAGTCCCACCAGAGTGACTTGCCGGCCGGCGAGGACGAGGGTGTCGCCAGGTTGTGCTTGCATGAGGGAAGACACGCTCGAATCAATGCTGAGCGTGTCGCGGAAGAAACGAACGGTTTGCGACATGGGAGAGCCCTCCAGGTGGCGAAGAAAGTGGGCAGACCGCCAAATGGCGGACGCACGACAGCCCGGAGGTATAGTGTCCTGAGCCAGCCAATCGTTACTGGAATTTCCAGACTACGGGGCCGTTCCGTCGTCTCTTCGCCTGAATGCCCCGGAAGGAGAGGGATGACGCAAGTCGCGCGTCATCCCCCAAGGCCGCTCAATTGTCGTCGGCGGAGACCCACGAGTAAACGATTCCGGCGATAGCGGCGCCGAGAATCGGGGCAAGCCAGAACAGCCACAACTGTTGCACGGCCCAATCGCCGACATACACAGCCGGTCCAAGACTCCGTGCAGGGTTGACCGACAGGTTCGTGACCGGGATGCCAATCAGGTGGATCAGCGTCAGGCAGAGCCCGATCGGGATCCCCGCGAAGCCCTTGGGCGCTCGTGCGTCGGTGGCCCCGAGAATCACGAGCAGGAAGAAGAAGGTGAGCACCGTCTCCGCCGTGAAGCAGGCCAGCAGCGAATAGCCGCCCGGCGAGTGTTCCCCATACCCGTTCGACGCGAAGCCGGCCGCGATATCGAAGCCGGCTTTGCCACTGGCGATGATCCGCAGTACGCCGGCCCCGCATACGGCGCCAGCGCACTGGGCGACGACATAGGCGGGCAGATCCTTCCCGCTGAACCGCTTGCCGACGAGAAGCCCCACTGAGACGGCGGGGTTCAGGTGGCAGCCCGAGATATGACCAATGGCAAAAGCCATCGTCAGGACCGTGAGACCAAATGCCAGGGAGACACCGAGCAGTCCGATGCCGACTCCTGGAAAGGCAGCGGCCAGAACGGCGCTGCCGCATCCTCCAAAGACGAGCCAAAACGTGCCGAAAAACTCGGCGGTCGCTCTCTTACCGATCGACATTTACGAAATCCTTTCGAACTTTGAATTACGACCGAAGCGCTCGGCTAGTGTACCTCAATTCGCGTCGAACGGGTAGCTGTTCGGAAGGCTCGGCGGCACGTCCTCTCCGAAGCATGTTTCACCGGCTACAACTGGCTCGTTTCCACGCCAGGAAAGCGTATGGCGGCCGCACCCTCCGATGCCGCCCGT includes:
- a CDS encoding LytTR family DNA-binding domain-containing protein, with amino-acid sequence MQQLERAKSLLKQYAFDHSQYDIKIHSFAAPLELLSFVSANGGFDLLLLDVYMDGILGTDAARELRDMGDKCQIIFLTTSRDHAIDAFSLDAAHYLVKPYSEKEFFSALDKVMDKLTKKDEVNITIKSTDGIIRVDLNKLVYSETDNHVQKLYLSIGKVISVRKSSTELFELLEEEPRFYKCGSTYIINMDYIVELSSKCVAFSSGARIPILSRKYMELRKLYMDYSCSR
- the aqpZ gene encoding aquaporin Z; the encoded protein is MSIGKRATAEFFGTFWLVFGGCGSAVLAAAFPGVGIGLLGVSLAFGLTVLTMAFAIGHISGCHLNPAVSVGLLVGKRFSGKDLPAYVVAQCAGAVCGAGVLRIIASGKAGFDIAAGFASNGYGEHSPGGYSLLACFTAETVLTFFFLLVILGATDARAPKGFAGIPIGLCLTLIHLIGIPVTNLSVNPARSLGPAVYVGDWAVQQLWLFWLAPILGAAIAGIVYSWVSADDN